A stretch of Bradyrhizobium sp. AZCC 2262 DNA encodes these proteins:
- a CDS encoding aspartate aminotransferase family protein, whose amino-acid sequence MNKPHRISGETAPLDREALESFWLPFTPNRQFKADPRLFVAAEGMHYVTSDGRRVLDAMAGLWCVNAGHGQRAIVDAIKAQAERLDFVSSFQMSHPAAFELAGRIAEIAPAGLDHVFFTNSGSEAVDTALKIARAYHRARGEGSRIRFIGRAKAYHGMGWGGLSVSGIGRHRRDFGPLLPEVDHLPHTHSIEHAAFSRGQPQWGAHLADELTTLLQIHDPSTVAAVIVEPVIGSGGVLPPPVGYLEQLRAICDRHGILLIFDEVITGFGRLGAAFGAEAFGVTPDLITCAKGMTNGAVPMGGVIASRSVYDALMAGPSSAIELFHGYTYSAHPLACAAALATLDVYCDLELFARCGRLAPIWEQAAHALRDAPHVVDIRNIGLLAAIDVTPRDGAPGARGAECAKRCFDDGVLIRSSGDTLVLSPPLIIAENEIEMVFATVRRALDAIG is encoded by the coding sequence GTGAACAAGCCCCACAGGATATCAGGCGAAACCGCGCCGCTGGATCGGGAGGCGCTGGAATCATTCTGGCTGCCGTTCACGCCCAACCGCCAGTTCAAGGCCGATCCTCGCCTGTTCGTGGCAGCCGAAGGCATGCATTATGTGACATCGGACGGACGGCGCGTCCTCGACGCCATGGCGGGGCTGTGGTGCGTCAACGCCGGCCATGGGCAGCGCGCCATTGTCGACGCCATCAAGGCGCAGGCCGAACGGCTCGACTTCGTCTCCTCGTTCCAGATGAGCCATCCGGCGGCATTCGAACTGGCTGGACGCATTGCGGAGATCGCGCCTGCGGGCCTCGATCATGTTTTCTTCACCAATTCCGGTTCTGAAGCGGTCGATACGGCGCTGAAGATCGCGCGCGCCTATCATCGCGCCCGGGGCGAGGGTTCGCGCATCCGGTTTATTGGCCGCGCCAAAGCCTATCACGGCATGGGCTGGGGCGGGCTTTCGGTCAGCGGGATCGGACGTCACCGCCGCGATTTCGGGCCGCTGTTGCCGGAGGTCGACCATCTGCCGCATACGCACAGCATCGAGCACGCGGCATTCTCGCGCGGCCAGCCGCAATGGGGTGCGCATCTCGCCGACGAGCTGACGACCCTGTTGCAGATCCACGATCCCTCGACTGTCGCCGCGGTGATCGTTGAACCCGTCATCGGTTCGGGTGGCGTGTTGCCGCCGCCAGTTGGTTATCTCGAGCAGTTGCGGGCGATCTGCGATCGCCACGGGATTCTGCTGATTTTCGACGAGGTGATCACCGGCTTTGGCCGTTTGGGCGCGGCCTTTGGCGCCGAGGCATTCGGCGTCACGCCCGATCTGATCACCTGCGCCAAGGGCATGACCAACGGCGCGGTGCCCATGGGCGGCGTAATCGCCAGCCGGTCGGTTTACGACGCGCTGATGGCCGGCCCGTCCAGCGCCATCGAATTATTTCACGGCTATACCTACTCGGCGCATCCGCTCGCCTGCGCGGCGGCGCTGGCGACACTCGATGTTTATTGTGATCTTGAGCTGTTCGCGCGCTGCGGGCGGCTGGCGCCAATCTGGGAGCAGGCGGCCCACGCCCTCAGAGACGCTCCGCATGTCGTCGATATCCGCAATATTGGTCTGCTGGCGGCGATTGACGTCACACCTCGCGACGGTGCCCCGGGGGCGCGCGGCGCGGAATGCGCCAAGCGTTGTTTCGACGATGGCGTTCTCATTCGCAGCAGCGGTGACACGCTGGTTCTCTCGCCGCCGCTGATCATCGCCGAAAACGAGATCGAGATGGTGTTTGCGACCGTTCGCCGCGCGCTCGACGCGATTGGTTGA
- a CDS encoding GntR family transcriptional regulator, which produces MKQKSLSGRTAPSRLQSELQAGILAVIRSDQLEPGTRLGEVALAARLHVSRTPVRAALAHLARRGLVRPGKRGGYFVADTARADRKTPPQPGPTDADRLFLAIARDRRAGKLAEDVSEGDLIRRYRVTRATVQQVLVRLSEVAAVQRKPGHGWRFLPTISDPTARAESYRLRRIIEPAALLEPGYRLAPGWIEDMRERHHDMLATPWNEASSIALYEMNAQFHEGLVAGAHNRYLLVAIQQQNRLRRFANYDWTFGHERVVVSCREHLKILDCLEAGECETAASLMRKHLDAAAKLGIHAVVPDSSQIGRKAS; this is translated from the coding sequence ATGAAACAAAAAAGTTTGTCGGGCCGGACTGCCCCGTCCCGCCTGCAGAGCGAACTGCAGGCCGGCATTCTCGCGGTCATCAGGTCGGATCAACTGGAACCCGGCACGCGGCTGGGCGAGGTTGCACTGGCGGCGCGGCTGCATGTGTCGCGCACGCCGGTGCGTGCAGCGCTCGCGCATCTGGCGCGGCGTGGATTGGTACGACCAGGCAAGCGCGGCGGCTATTTTGTTGCCGACACGGCGCGCGCCGACCGCAAGACACCGCCGCAGCCGGGGCCAACCGATGCCGATCGGCTGTTTCTCGCGATCGCCCGCGATCGCCGCGCCGGGAAGTTGGCGGAAGACGTGTCTGAAGGCGATCTCATCCGTCGCTACCGCGTCACGCGCGCCACCGTGCAGCAGGTATTGGTGCGGCTCAGCGAAGTCGCCGCCGTGCAGCGCAAGCCAGGACATGGCTGGCGCTTCCTGCCGACCATTTCGGATCCGACGGCGCGTGCGGAAAGCTATCGCCTTCGCCGGATCATCGAACCGGCGGCGCTGCTCGAGCCGGGCTATCGGCTTGCGCCAGGCTGGATCGAAGACATGCGCGAGAGGCATCACGACATGCTCGCAACGCCGTGGAACGAGGCGTCGAGCATTGCGCTCTATGAGATGAACGCGCAGTTCCATGAGGGGCTCGTGGCGGGTGCGCATAACCGGTATCTGCTGGTCGCGATCCAGCAGCAGAACCGGCTGCGTCGCTTTGCGAACTATGACTGGACGTTCGGCCACGAGCGCGTCGTGGTTTCCTGCCGCGAGCATCTGAAGATTCTCGATTGCCTCGAAGCGGGAGAGTGCGAGACCGCCGCAAGCCTGATGCGCAAGCACCTTGATGCGGCGGCCAAACTCGGTATCCACGCCGTTGTCCCCGATAGCTCACAGATTGGAAGGAAGGCGTCGTGA
- a CDS encoding C45 family peptidase, protein MVEPFPLIEISGPPRERGRQYGQKAAERIRKGTSHYFAQLKELSLDSAGSSALVRDYLPVIEAFEPTYVEEMHGIAEGAAVPFEDVVLLNARTEILKLAARPDLRARLAGEDDPDGCTGVVVLPAASKAGRLIHAQNWDWKRECAETAVVLKVRRDDGPDLMTFTEAGALGRCGFNAVGIAITANYLESDRDYRQVGVPLALIRRKVLESEHLALAMRSVYCTQKSAANNMIVSHCEGVAIDFECAPDETFQVHPDRGLLVHANHFVSPVALGKLKDTGILNTPDSLYRDVRVRGILEPQIGDITLDAVKEALFDDFATPWAVCRPPRRNLSNNLSATVAMILMEPERGVMEVAPLPALNRQFTTYTLDMATARKSADPQAMAKAV, encoded by the coding sequence ATGGTCGAACCGTTTCCCTTGATCGAGATTTCCGGGCCGCCGCGTGAACGTGGCCGCCAATATGGCCAAAAGGCCGCCGAGCGCATTCGCAAGGGAACGTCGCATTACTTCGCGCAACTAAAGGAACTGTCGCTCGACAGTGCCGGCAGTTCCGCGCTGGTGCGCGACTATCTGCCGGTCATTGAGGCGTTCGAGCCGACCTATGTCGAAGAGATGCACGGCATCGCCGAGGGTGCCGCCGTGCCGTTCGAAGATGTCGTGCTGCTCAACGCGCGCACCGAGATCCTCAAACTGGCGGCCCGCCCCGATTTGCGCGCACGCCTTGCTGGCGAAGACGACCCCGACGGCTGTACCGGTGTCGTCGTATTGCCCGCGGCAAGCAAGGCCGGGCGCCTGATCCATGCACAGAACTGGGACTGGAAACGCGAATGCGCCGAGACCGCGGTCGTCCTTAAAGTACGCCGCGACGATGGACCCGATCTGATGACCTTTACCGAAGCCGGCGCGCTCGGCCGCTGCGGCTTCAACGCCGTCGGCATCGCGATAACCGCGAATTATCTGGAGTCCGACCGCGACTATCGGCAGGTCGGCGTTCCGCTCGCACTGATCCGCCGCAAGGTGCTGGAGAGCGAGCATCTCGCGCTTGCCATGCGCTCCGTCTATTGCACGCAGAAATCGGCCGCCAACAACATGATCGTCAGCCATTGCGAGGGCGTTGCGATTGATTTCGAATGCGCGCCCGACGAGACCTTTCAGGTGCATCCGGATCGCGGGCTCCTGGTGCATGCCAATCACTTCGTTAGTCCGGTGGCGCTCGGCAAGCTAAAGGACACCGGGATCCTCAACACGCCCGACAGCCTTTACCGCGACGTGCGCGTGCGCGGAATTCTCGAACCGCAGATCGGCGACATTACGCTGGACGCCGTGAAGGAAGCGCTGTTCGACGACTTCGCAACGCCGTGGGCGGTGTGCCGGCCGCCGCGACGCAATCTCAGCAACAACCTCAGCGCCACCGTCGCGATGATCCTGATGGAGCCGGAGCGCGGCGTGATGGAAGTCGCTCCCCTGCCCGCGCTCAATCGCCAATTCACGACCTACACGCTCGATATGGCCACGGCTCGCAAGAGCGCCGATCCACAAGCGATGGCCAAGGCCGTATGA
- a CDS encoding TRAP transporter substrate-binding protein has product MFRLIKTFAMAACVAALAAPALVVPAVAQTKWNLPAAYPADNPHSVNLIAFAKDVGDATGGKLQITVHAAASLFKAPEIKRAVATGQAQAGEVLISLHENEDPMFGIDVVPFLATSYPAARKLWLASKPTVAKKLASQGLMLLFAVPWGPQGIYAKKDINTLDDMKGLKWRAYNVGTSRIAELVGAQPVTIQAAELPQALATGVVNAFMTSGSTGYDSKAWESMTHFYDTQAWIPKNVTFVNKAAFDALDKPTQEAILKAAAVAEERGWKLAEEKAKWYLEQLQANKMKVLPPPAALKTGLEKVGDQLTVDWLKKAGPDGEAVIASYKK; this is encoded by the coding sequence ATGTTCAGGCTTATTAAGACGTTCGCCATGGCCGCCTGCGTCGCGGCGCTTGCCGCTCCCGCACTTGTTGTTCCGGCAGTGGCGCAGACCAAATGGAATCTCCCGGCGGCCTATCCCGCGGACAATCCGCATTCGGTGAACCTGATCGCGTTCGCCAAGGACGTTGGCGACGCCACCGGCGGCAAGCTGCAGATCACCGTGCATGCCGCCGCCTCGCTGTTCAAGGCACCGGAAATCAAGCGCGCGGTCGCCACCGGACAGGCGCAGGCGGGTGAGGTTCTGATCTCGCTGCATGAGAACGAGGATCCGATGTTCGGCATCGATGTTGTCCCGTTCCTGGCGACGAGCTATCCGGCGGCCAGGAAGCTGTGGCTCGCCTCGAAACCAACAGTCGCAAAGAAGCTCGCATCGCAGGGCTTGATGCTTCTCTTCGCCGTGCCGTGGGGTCCGCAAGGCATTTATGCCAAGAAAGACATCAACACCCTTGACGACATGAAAGGCCTGAAGTGGCGCGCCTATAATGTCGGCACCTCGCGCATCGCCGAGCTCGTCGGCGCACAGCCTGTCACCATCCAGGCGGCGGAGCTGCCGCAGGCGCTGGCTACCGGCGTCGTGAACGCGTTCATGACCTCGGGCTCGACCGGCTACGACAGCAAGGCCTGGGAAAGCATGACGCATTTCTATGATACGCAGGCCTGGATTCCGAAGAACGTGACCTTCGTGAACAAGGCGGCGTTTGACGCGCTCGACAAGCCGACCCAGGAAGCGATTCTCAAGGCGGCGGCGGTTGCCGAAGAACGTGGCTGGAAGCTCGCGGAAGAAAAGGCGAAGTGGTATCTTGAGCAGCTTCAGGCCAACAAGATGAAGGTATTGCCGCCACCTGCGGCGCTGAAGACGGGCCTTGAGAAAGTCGGCGACCAGTTAACCGTCGACTGGCTCAAGAAGGCCGGCCCCGATGGTGAAGCCGTGATCGCCTCCTATAAGAAGTAA
- a CDS encoding MFS transporter has protein sequence MDGADRDGDALMYRIMWRIMPLMVALMMLSVIDRSNVSYAKLQMVSGLGMTETAYGLASSLFFIGSLVFEVPSALAAHRFGARLWFARILLTWGLLTVLLGFTFSGSLFAAARFLIGAAEAGAYPGIIFYLTLWFPKRYRVQAVALMTIGSPLGNMFGSLFGGLLLNLDDALGLAGWQWVFIATGLPAVLLFVLILKYLPNGPQDAGFISDREKSWLAAELARGEISQTLHTNPLRVLLDWRVWWFSLVYSMITLALYCVIYWLPTVVKGFGASSTQNGLLNSLPWAMVALMLLWIPRHLREHRSVLIGMALIALCGAAAFLMSTMLPENWMRYVAFVLGTPCISLMFPCFWYLPSQIFKGAHAAAAMAAITTLGSLGGFLSQNLMPWVAHWSGSALAAMTVPAMSLALLALSAIIMLAAWRVPSNVSFDFGPAPDSERTQPAS, from the coding sequence ATGGATGGGGCGGACCGCGACGGCGACGCGCTGATGTACCGCATCATGTGGCGGATCATGCCATTGATGGTCGCCTTGATGATGCTGTCGGTGATCGACCGCTCGAACGTCAGTTACGCCAAGCTGCAGATGGTCTCTGGCCTCGGCATGACGGAGACGGCTTACGGCCTTGCCTCCTCGCTGTTCTTCATCGGCTCGCTGGTGTTCGAGGTGCCGAGTGCGCTCGCCGCGCATCGGTTCGGCGCCCGGCTCTGGTTCGCGCGCATCCTGCTGACTTGGGGACTGCTCACTGTCCTGCTCGGCTTCACATTTAGCGGCTCCCTTTTCGCCGCCGCCCGCTTTCTGATTGGCGCTGCGGAAGCTGGCGCCTATCCCGGCATCATCTTCTATCTGACGCTATGGTTTCCCAAGCGCTATCGCGTGCAGGCCGTCGCGCTGATGACGATCGGCAGCCCGCTCGGCAACATGTTCGGCTCGCTGTTCGGCGGGCTGCTGCTCAATCTCGACGACGCGCTCGGCCTCGCCGGATGGCAGTGGGTGTTCATCGCGACCGGTCTGCCGGCGGTGCTGTTGTTCGTGCTGATCTTGAAATATCTGCCCAACGGACCGCAGGACGCCGGATTCATCAGCGACCGTGAGAAGTCATGGCTCGCCGCTGAACTGGCACGCGGGGAAATCTCGCAGACGTTGCACACCAATCCGCTTCGGGTCCTGCTCGACTGGCGGGTCTGGTGGTTTTCGCTGGTGTATTCGATGATCACGCTCGCACTTTATTGCGTCATCTATTGGTTGCCCACGGTAGTGAAGGGCTTTGGCGCCAGCAGCACTCAGAATGGTTTGCTGAACTCGTTGCCCTGGGCGATGGTGGCGCTGATGCTGCTGTGGATTCCGCGGCATCTGCGCGAGCATCGCAGCGTTCTCATCGGCATGGCGTTGATCGCGCTGTGCGGTGCAGCAGCCTTCCTGATGTCGACGATGCTGCCGGAAAACTGGATGCGCTACGTCGCCTTTGTGCTCGGTACGCCATGCATCTCGCTGATGTTTCCCTGCTTCTGGTATCTACCGTCGCAGATTTTCAAGGGCGCCCACGCCGCAGCCGCCATGGCGGCCATCACCACGCTCGGCAGCCTCGGTGGTTTTCTGTCGCAGAACCTGATGCCCTGGGTCGCGCATTGGTCCGGCAGTGCACTGGCTGCGATGACCGTCCCGGCCATGAGCCTGGCTCTGCTCGCCCTTAGTGCGATCATCATGCTGGCGGCATGGCGTGTCCCCTCCAATGTGAGCTTCGACTTTGGGCCCGCGCCCGATTCGGAGCGCACGCAGCCAGCGTCGTAA
- a CDS encoding TRAP transporter large permease produces MELLSIAAVLLGFLALLLGAGVWIAVALMATGWAGMQFAGGGIPAGSVLATTVWGNSASWSLAALPLFIWMGEILFRTRLSEEMFRGFAPWLNWLPGRLMHVNVLACGVFGSVSGSSAATCATVAKIALPELKKRGYDEDLSLGSLAGAGTLGILIPPSITMVVYAVQANVSIIQVFLAGFLPGLLVMVLYSGYIAIWSLANPKRTPPAEPPMSLRRRISESLNLIPCLLLIVFVFLSLLMGWATATECAAWGVLGSLAIAWWQGALSWESFWASVMGATRVNCMILLILAGASYMGTSMAYTGIPLALASWVNSLQLSPYALIAALTVMYIVLGTALDGISMIVLTTAIVIPMVKQAGFDLVWFGIFLVLVVEMAEVSPPVGFNLFVLQTMSGKDSNTVAKAALPFFFLLVLAVAIITVFPAIVMVLPQIAFPG; encoded by the coding sequence ATGGAGCTTCTCTCCATCGCCGCCGTCCTGCTCGGATTTCTTGCGCTGCTGCTCGGTGCCGGCGTCTGGATCGCCGTCGCCCTGATGGCGACGGGATGGGCCGGCATGCAATTCGCCGGTGGCGGCATTCCGGCAGGCAGCGTGCTTGCGACAACGGTGTGGGGCAACAGCGCGTCCTGGTCGCTGGCGGCTTTGCCGCTCTTCATATGGATGGGCGAAATTCTGTTCCGCACGCGGTTGTCGGAGGAAATGTTTCGTGGATTTGCGCCCTGGCTGAACTGGCTGCCGGGCCGGCTCATGCACGTCAACGTGCTCGCCTGCGGTGTATTCGGTTCGGTATCGGGATCATCGGCCGCGACCTGCGCCACAGTTGCCAAGATCGCCCTGCCCGAATTGAAGAAGCGCGGCTATGACGAAGACTTAAGTCTGGGTTCTCTGGCCGGTGCGGGCACGCTCGGCATTCTCATCCCGCCGTCGATCACCATGGTGGTCTACGCCGTGCAGGCGAACGTCTCCATTATTCAGGTTTTCCTCGCTGGATTTCTGCCGGGCCTGTTGGTGATGGTGCTCTATTCCGGCTACATCGCGATCTGGTCGCTCGCCAATCCAAAGCGCACGCCGCCGGCCGAACCGCCGATGAGCCTTCGCAGGCGCATTTCAGAGTCGCTCAATCTCATTCCTTGCCTGCTGCTGATCGTGTTCGTCTTTCTGTCGTTGCTGATGGGCTGGGCGACGGCGACGGAATGCGCAGCCTGGGGCGTGTTGGGCTCGCTCGCCATCGCATGGTGGCAAGGCGCGCTGAGCTGGGAATCCTTCTGGGCGAGCGTCATGGGCGCGACGCGGGTCAATTGCATGATCCTCTTGATCCTGGCGGGCGCTTCCTACATGGGCACGTCGATGGCCTATACCGGTATCCCGCTGGCGCTCGCGAGCTGGGTGAACAGCCTGCAGCTCAGTCCCTATGCGCTGATCGCGGCGCTGACCGTCATGTACATCGTGCTCGGCACGGCGCTCGACGGCATTTCCATGATCGTGCTGACCACCGCCATCGTCATTCCGATGGTGAAGCAGGCCGGCTTCGATCTGGTCTGGTTCGGCATTTTCCTGGTGCTGGTGGTGGAAATGGCGGAAGTCTCTCCACCCGTCGGCTTCAATCTGTTCGTGTTGCAGACCATGAGCGGCAAGGATTCCAACACGGTCGCCAAGGCGGCCCTGCCGTTCTTCTTTTTGCTCGTTCTGGCGGTTGCCATCATCACGGTCTTTCCTGCTATCGTTATGGTGCTGCCGCAGATTGCGTTCCCTGGCTAG
- a CDS encoding DNA-binding transcriptional regulator, whose translation MPLKTNTVEAASRTLLLLEELNRHRVTSIDRLHKATGLPKSTVVRLMKSLCAMGYAANDRRQGGYAVASRVKSLSNGFHGDPLVVEAARPWALAFTRQYHWPIAIAVLDRSSVVVRFSTIPDSPVSPFHGTLNMHLSLLGRALGRAYLAFCPMSERSMLLDMLARSQKSEDKLATDRKRALTLLATIRKQGFAERDPMVEPRSSGTIALPIIVNQRVLATVGMTYFTSALDRADVVQRYVPLVKALADNIAASVLSLQQ comes from the coding sequence ATGCCGCTTAAAACCAACACCGTCGAAGCCGCCTCCCGTACGCTCCTGCTGCTGGAGGAGCTCAACCGCCACCGCGTCACCTCGATCGACCGCCTGCACAAGGCGACGGGACTGCCGAAATCGACGGTGGTGCGGTTGATGAAGTCGCTATGCGCGATGGGCTATGCCGCCAACGACCGGCGGCAGGGCGGCTACGCGGTTGCCTCGCGGGTCAAATCGCTCAGCAACGGCTTTCACGGCGATCCGCTGGTGGTGGAGGCCGCGCGCCCATGGGCGCTCGCCTTCACGCGACAATACCACTGGCCAATCGCCATCGCCGTTCTCGACAGGAGTTCCGTCGTGGTCCGCTTCAGCACCATTCCCGACAGCCCCGTCTCGCCATTTCACGGCACTCTCAACATGCATCTCAGCCTGCTCGGGCGGGCACTGGGGCGCGCCTACCTGGCTTTCTGCCCGATGAGCGAGCGATCGATGCTGCTCGACATGCTGGCGCGATCGCAGAAGAGCGAAGACAAGCTCGCCACTGACCGCAAGCGAGCGCTGACTTTGCTGGCGACGATCCGCAAGCAAGGCTTCGCTGAACGCGACCCGATGGTCGAGCCGCGCTCGTCCGGCACGATCGCACTCCCCATCATCGTCAACCAGCGCGTGCTCGCCACCGTCGGCATGACCTATTTCACGTCGGCGCTGGACCGCGCAGACGTCGTCCAGCGCTACGTGCCGCTTGTAAAGGCACTGGCCGACAATATTGCCGCAAGCGTCTTATCGTTGCAGCAATAG
- a CDS encoding HpcH/HpaI aldolase family protein produces the protein MSGDVARPHFSSFRRRFSARQHVVGSFIKTPTTHATEIFGTLGYDFVVIDEEHAPIDRAMTDVMLLAARASNLAGIVRVSSDDPAKILSSLDCGATGVLVPHVATVEKARAIAAAARYRGGRRGYSGSARAGAYGGTPMWSLVDEQDASVCAIAMIEDPEALDHIDAIAAVDGIHGLFIGRGDLTVALGAKSPADASVKDTVIRIIAAAKKVAKPVCVMVASAAEAKEFAGLGASAFIISSDQGQMRRAAAQTLTDFKTLVQTTDSSHVSQH, from the coding sequence GTGTCCGGAGACGTCGCCAGGCCGCATTTTTCGTCATTCCGCCGCCGCTTCTCGGCGCGGCAGCACGTCGTCGGCTCATTCATCAAGACGCCCACCACGCACGCGACCGAGATATTCGGCACGCTCGGCTATGATTTCGTCGTGATCGACGAGGAGCACGCGCCGATCGATCGCGCGATGACGGATGTCATGCTGCTGGCCGCGCGCGCCAGCAACCTCGCAGGCATTGTGCGGGTATCGTCGGACGATCCGGCCAAGATCCTGTCCTCTCTGGACTGCGGCGCAACCGGTGTGCTGGTGCCCCATGTTGCGACGGTCGAGAAGGCGCGCGCGATCGCGGCCGCTGCGCGATATCGCGGGGGACGGCGCGGCTACTCTGGCTCGGCCCGCGCCGGCGCCTATGGCGGCACACCGATGTGGTCCCTCGTTGATGAACAGGATGCGTCGGTCTGCGCGATTGCGATGATCGAGGATCCCGAAGCACTGGACCACATCGACGCCATCGCCGCCGTCGACGGAATCCACGGGCTCTTCATCGGCCGTGGCGATCTCACCGTTGCCCTCGGCGCCAAATCCCCAGCCGACGCGTCCGTGAAGGACACGGTTATCAGGATCATTGCGGCGGCAAAGAAAGTCGCCAAGCCAGTCTGCGTGATGGTCGCGAGTGCGGCAGAGGCCAAGGAATTCGCCGGCCTCGGCGCCAGCGCCTTCATCATCTCGTCGGATCAGGGTCAGATGCGCCGGGCCGCGGCGCAAACACTCACCGATTTCAAGACCCTCGTTCAAACCACGGATAGCTCACATGTATCACAGCACTGA
- a CDS encoding TRAP transporter small permease, which produces MIRVFLDRLYLFSGYLAGLFLIAIFVLMMLLSGGRPLGINIPAGDDFISWCMAATAFLGLAHTFKHGEMIRVGLLIDRLNHNVRHYVEIAALFVGVGFIGFFAWHASVMTWQSLKFSDISQGVIAVPLWIPQLGYSGGLVILCIAFVDELVHVLRGFAPRYELPKPQSAEEVVERAMQSGV; this is translated from the coding sequence ATGATCCGCGTGTTTCTTGATCGGCTCTACCTTTTCTCCGGTTATCTCGCCGGGCTTTTCCTGATTGCGATTTTTGTGCTGATGATGCTGCTGTCGGGCGGCCGGCCGCTTGGCATCAATATTCCGGCGGGCGATGATTTCATCTCCTGGTGCATGGCGGCAACGGCCTTCCTCGGGCTCGCGCATACGTTCAAACATGGCGAGATGATCCGCGTCGGCCTCTTGATCGACCGCCTCAACCACAATGTCCGTCATTACGTCGAGATCGCAGCCCTTTTCGTCGGTGTTGGCTTCATCGGCTTTTTCGCGTGGCATGCCTCGGTCATGACCTGGCAATCGCTTAAATTTTCCGACATTTCGCAAGGCGTGATCGCGGTGCCGCTGTGGATTCCGCAGCTCGGCTACAGCGGCGGCCTCGTGATTCTCTGCATCGCTTTTGTGGATGAGCTGGTCCATGTCCTGCGCGGCTTCGCGCCGCGTTACGAATTGCCGAAGCCGCAGAGCGCCGAGGAAGTCGTCGAACGCGCCATGCAGAGCGGGGTCTGA
- a CDS encoding DUF6282 family protein codes for MADKQSSYPNTVPLPPLSWAPEVAELLVGAIDLHCHSGPAAMPRILDHHEELLDAAAAKFRAVLYKDHFYAGMAHAILLEKLFPETNVKLFSGIVLNNASGGINPHAVDHAIKLGGKIVWMPTLSAANHIKAMSAGNSTFPKTSQKMLDPIPLSALDANGKLTDDTKKVIDLIAEADIILAGGHLPASELHILFDEAARRGVKKMMVNHPTYIVGCNDTDIRQLVARGVKMEHSICMFIEGKSLKYSPDDLAHLIEVAGVDNTILSSDLGLQGSQRPVDGFRSITQILLDLQMPRAAIRKLISDNAARFLNLPVIQSSAQNAA; via the coding sequence ATGGCCGACAAGCAATCATCCTATCCGAACACCGTGCCGCTGCCGCCGCTGTCGTGGGCACCGGAAGTCGCCGAGCTTCTGGTCGGCGCGATCGATCTGCACTGCCATAGCGGTCCGGCGGCCATGCCGCGCATCCTCGATCATCACGAGGAGCTGCTCGATGCGGCGGCCGCGAAATTCCGCGCCGTGCTCTACAAGGATCACTTCTATGCCGGCATGGCGCACGCGATCCTGCTGGAAAAGCTGTTCCCCGAAACCAATGTAAAACTGTTCTCGGGCATCGTGCTGAACAATGCGTCGGGGGGCATCAACCCGCATGCCGTCGATCACGCGATCAAGCTCGGCGGCAAGATCGTCTGGATGCCGACGTTATCGGCGGCGAACCACATCAAGGCCATGTCGGCCGGAAATTCGACCTTTCCAAAGACCTCGCAGAAGATGCTCGATCCGATCCCGCTTTCGGCGCTAGACGCCAACGGCAAACTCACGGACGACACAAAGAAGGTCATCGATCTCATTGCCGAGGCGGATATCATCCTGGCCGGCGGTCACCTGCCGGCCAGTGAGTTGCACATCCTGTTCGACGAGGCGGCGCGGCGCGGGGTCAAGAAGATGATGGTCAATCATCCGACCTACATCGTCGGCTGCAACGACACTGATATTCGCCAGCTCGTCGCGCGCGGCGTCAAGATGGAACATTCGATCTGCATGTTCATCGAAGGCAAATCCCTGAAGTACAGCCCCGATGATCTCGCGCACCTGATCGAGGTGGCCGGCGTCGACAACACGATCCTGTCGTCCGACCTCGGGCTGCAGGGCTCGCAGCGCCCTGTCGATGGCTTTCGCAGCATCACGCAGATCCTGCTCGATCTGCAAATGCCGCGCGCCGCCATCAGGAAGCTCATCAGCGACAACGCCGCACGGTTCTTGAATCTTCCGGTGATCCAGTCGTCCGCGCAGAACGCCGCCTAG